The genomic segment GCGCAACCATCCGGCTGCAAAACCTGACTGACAGCCTAACCATCAACAAAGACCTGACGATCGACGGCTCAGCGCTGGCTGCGAAGATCACAATCAGCGGCGACACCGATAACAATGGCGACGGCGACATCCGTGTGCTGGTCATCGACAGCGCCACCGTAACGCTGAAGGGGCTGGCCATCGCCAAGGGCAATATCGCGGCGGCGGGCGGCGGCATCTCCAACAGCGGCGCGCTGACCCTGGTAGATTGCACCGTGTCGGAGAATACCTCGTCTGCCGACAAAGGCGGCGGGATCGCCTCCACCGGGCCGCTCACACTGATCAACAGCACCGTCTCGCACAACCAGTCCGATCAGCAGGGCGGCGGCATCGCCTCGTACGCGGGGGCGCTGAGCATCACCGACAGCACGATCGCCGATAACACGGTGGCGTTTAGCGACGGCGGCGGCATCTGGATCGGGCCTGGCAATGCAGACACCATCGCAATCACCCGCAGCACCATCGCCGATAACATGGCGCTGGGCGCGGGCGGCGGCATCTACAACGACGCCTCGCCCAAGCTGACGATCGCCGACAGCAGCATCTCGGGCAACACCGCCACCGGCGCGCAGGGCGGCGGCATCTACGGCAGCGTCACGCTACGCGGCAGCGCGGTCGTTGGGAATCAAACATTGGCCAGCAGCGGCGGCGGGCTGCATACATGGAACGCCAGCATCGCCGACAGCACCATCGCCGACAACAGCGCGGCTGGCGATGGCGGGGGCATCTATCTGCGCGATAACCGCACGCTTTATATATCGGGCAGCACGCTCTCCGGCAACCAGGCCGGTGTTAGCTCCTACGGCGGGGCGATCTTGAGCCGACCCGGCGCAACCACCACCGTCGTCAACAGCACCATCTCGGGCAATGCGGCGGGGTACGGCGGGGGCATCCAGAGCGCGGCGGGGGGCAGCGTGAGCCTGAGCAGCGTGACCATGGCGGGCAACCAGTCGCCAAATGTCGGCGGCATCGGCGGGCTGGCCAACCAGGGCACGCTTAGCATGGTCAATACGATCATCGCCAGCTCGACGAACGGCAACTGCGCGAACATTGGCGCGGGCAGCATCTCCACCAACCAGGCGAATCTGGTGCAGGACGGCTCCTGCGGCACCGCGACCCCTGTTGACCCCATGCTCGGCCCGCTCGCCGACAACGGTGGCCCAACCAAGACCCACGCGCTGCTGGTCGGCTCGCCCGCCATCGACGCGGGCGACGCCGCGTACTGCGCCGCCGAGCCAGGCGCGGCCAACCGCGACCAGCGCGGGGTGGCGCGGCCCATCGATGGCGATACCACGCCGGGAGCCATCTGCGACATTGGCGCATTCGAAGCGCCGCTCGACCCTTCCGTGCCCACCGTGCAGTTCAGCCAAGCCACGTTCAGCGCAGCCGAGGGCGATGGCACAAGCCATGTGATCACCCTCACGCGCAGCGGCTCGCTGGCAGCCGCCTCGCAGGTGTGGGTCAGCATCGGCGGCGGGACGGCCACCAGCGGCGCGGACTACAGCGGTGCCGATTTCCCCATGACCATCAGCTTTGGCAGCGGGGAAAGCAGCCAAACCGTGAGCATCGGCCTGATCGACGATGATGACATCGAGCCAGCCGAGACCATCAAGCTGATGGTGACGAGCTTGTCCAACGCCAAGATCGGCGCTCAGGGCAGCGCCACGCTCCAGATCGGCGATAACGACAGCATCCCCTCGTTCACCAGCTACCTGCCGCTGATAACGCGCTGAGCTTGCCCGCAGGCCGCGCCGCCCTATGCAGCGGCGCGGCTGGCAGTTTCTTGCTCCATCAGCGCAGCCCCTAACCAATCTCAGCGCAGCTCCGCCCCATACCAGATCACCACCGGCACGCCCAGCGCGGACTCCAGCCTGGCGCGCTGCCCGCCGCGCAGCGGGTTGGCAAACACCACCGCGTCGGCGCGAAGATCCTGCACCAGCGCGGACAGCTCGCGCACCTTGCCGGGGCCAATATAGGTCGCCGCTGCGAGCGGGCGCTCCAGCATATGCGAGCCGCCTGGCCTATCGGCCTCGCTCGCCCCGCCCTAGGCCGTGGCCGCTGGCGCGCCGCGATAGCGCCCGGTGCGCAGCTCGATGGCGTACGCCTCGCACTCGGGCATGTGCATGGCCTCAGCCTGGGCGATCTCCCCCTCGATATCGTAGGGAACGCGGATAAACTGGATCGCAAAGGTGTCGGCGGCGCTGCTGGCATAGGCACCCTCCAGTATGGCATAGGAAGCCTGCAGCATATCCAGCGGGTTGCCCACGCTGCCGACATTAAATAAGATGCGATTCTGGAACGTCTTCATATAGGCGCTATGGATATCGCCGTAGCCCACCACATCGGGCTGCATCGCGTGGCCCGTGAAGGTCGTGCTGTCGAACATGGCTGCGTGTCTCTCATCGGTGTCATTCATATGAACGCGGTGGTAGACCCCCTCCTGGGATGCGTGGAAGAGGCGCACCAGTTTCCCGCTCATTGCGAACTCGATGGTGTTTGGCAGCGTGGCCAGGTAGGCCAGGCGCTCCGCACCAAGCTGCTGGCGATGCCACTTCAGGGTCGGAATGTCGGTCTCGGCGAGGAGAAAGTCATCCCAGTTGCCCCGAACGATCACCTCGCAGACCTCGCGGCACATGTCGACCGCCTGATCCGAGCGCGGGCCTTTGCCGACCAGATCGCCCAGGCAGAAAATCCGCTCGATCTTGCGCTGCCGAATGTCTTTGAGCACCGCCTCTAGCGCGGTGATATTGCCGTGGATGTCGGAGATGATAGCAATACGATCCAACCTGTGTTTCCCCCCACGTGCGCTGCCGCTGAGCGGCAGCGCACCAGCCTGATTCTCGCAGTAAACAACACTACACCCAGGCCAAACCACGCTCACATCGCTAGGCACGCGTCGGCGGCCAGCCAGAACAGCTGCTCGCGCACCTCGCGGCGCGACTGCCACGCGCGGTTGTCCCAGGCCTCGCCGCTCAGGTCGTCGCCGCCGTAGAGCACCTGGCCGAACGCGACGCCCCGGAACTGCGCCACCGCCATCAGCGAGGCGCTCTCCATCTCCACCGTCAGGCAGCCGTCCTCGTCGCGACGGCGGGCCACCTTGCCAAAGGTCTCGCGGTAGGGCGCGTCGGTCGTCCAGGTCTTGCCCACCACATAGGGCAGGCCGCGCCCCTCCAGCGTCGCGGTCAGCGCGCGCACGCCCTCGGGCTGGGCCTGCACCTCGCGCGAGGGCGCGAGGTAGTGGTACGAGAGACCCTCGTCGCGCACGGCGGCGGAGACCACCACCAGGTGGCCCACGGCCATGCCCTTGTTCAGCACGCCCGCCCCGCCGCACGCGATGAACTTGCCGCAGCCCAGCGCGATCGCCTCCTCCAGCAGGCCCGCGCTCATGGGCGCACCCACGCCGGGGTGGAAGAAGGCCAGCCGCCGCCCCTGGTGCTCTAGCTCGTAGAAGCGGTGCACGCTATCTTCCCAGGGGTGCTCGGCCAGCAGCCGCACAGGGTGGGTGGCCACAATCGCATCCAGCACCTCGCGAAAAAAGCAGATCACACAGTGCTCGGGCACATCCAGCCGCTGCAGCGTCCGCACGGGGTCGATATAGGCCTCGCGGGAGGGGTCGAACTCAAGGATCGGGTAGGTCATTGGCGTGCCTCTGTCAATTATGTCAGAATGGAACGGCGGCTAGTGTAGCACGGCACACTCGCGCGGCGCATCGGGCTAGGCGATGAGAAAGCGCGGCCAGTCTATCATCCGGGTTCCTGCGAGGGCGTGATGTTTTCGTTAGGGTAGGCCGCACGCGTTGAGCTGCCCATAAGGCCATGGTGCTCCATAGTCTTTGCGATCTGGCAGAGCCAGGCCAGCACATCCTGCACCGACTGCGCATCAAAATGCATCAGATCTGCCTCATGCAGATAGGTGAGTTTCGAGCCTTGGATAATGACCCCGCTGTGCAGGCGCAAAAACTGGCGCTGCGACTCGACCACATCGCGCAGCGCCTCAAGCGCGGCATCCGAGCACGTGGTGCCATCGCTCGGCCAGACAAAGATCGGCTTGGGGAAGCCAAATCGGACACGGCATGCGATCCGCTGGGCCAGATCGGCCTCAGCGCGGCTCGGCTTATGCTCCGAGATGCCGTTCCCAACGAAAAGTGGCGCGAGCGGCGCGCGCCACACCAGCTCGATAGAAATGCTATTGGGCTGGCTCGGCGCTTGCAGCAGCCCACGGCCCGCCATTATCTTGATCGGGCGCTCGCCCCACTCGCCATCGACCCGCACACACGGCGGCAGCGCGATAGGGTCGATATATGTCCACTGCCGCCGCTGCGCAAGCACGTGCAGCTGGCGAAAGACCGAGGCCGCGCCCAGCGCGTTAAAGTTCGCAAACAACGACAGCACGGGGATCGGCGCGGCCAGCGCCATGCACAGCCCCAGGATGCCATGCATCACAATCGAGAAAAAAAGAGCATACACCCCCGGGCCGCTGAGCGTGTTCCCGCCCAGCACCTGTGCGCCCAGGATGCTCAGGCCGATCAAGGGCAGCGAGCAGCTCAGAATAATCCAGTAGCGATCCAGCCGGTTGCACAAGCCCAGCAGCAGCAAGATCGCGACCGAGAGCAGAGGGATGGCCAGCAGCCAGATCGGCGCGCCCTGAAGCACCAGGGCGGGGATGCCCATGGTGCGCCCGCCAAGCGTGGCCCAGGAGAACAGCGAAGCCAGCACGCAGAGGCACGAGGCCGCCACCATCAGCCAGTAGCCGATCCGGGTGAGCGGCGACCGCTCGAAGGGCTGATCGTGGCGCTTGCGCAGCTCGCGCTCGGCGGTGAAGGGCGCAAGCTGCCGCGCCTCGGCGTCGAGCGCCAGGCTCTGCTCGATAGCGCGCAGATGCCGCCGCCAGCGCGAGAGCGCGTGGTCGGGGAACTGCTCGTCGTAGCGCTCATCGTAGGCGAGGCGGCGGGCCTGCTCCATCAGGTCGGGCAGCGGCGCACCCTGGTGCTCGGCCAGCACCGTATCGAGCGCCACCGCCTCGCGCAGGCCAGTCAGCTGCCCCTCGCGGCAGATCACGTGCACGACATACTCGCAATCGCGGAAGGGCATGAACAGGCCGCCGCCATAGTAGTTGCCGGGCATGTCTTTATTCGGCCCACACAGCAGCATGCGAATGGCCCTAGTGCGCTCCAGCGGGATGATATCGAATCTGACGATATCGAGATCGTGCCCGAACAGAGCGCGCATGTATCGGCGCAGGCCCATAGCATTATCCAGCGAGTAGGGGTATTCGGGCGGGGCCTCGATAAAATCTTGGATGATCATATCCCCATCGTCGTTCGTCCAGATCTTGCGCGCTGCGGAGACATGCTGGACATCCCAACCGCGAAGATCAAAGCGTACGGAATCGATAGTGATCATGCTCTATCTCCACTCCATGTCAGGATATACGAGGTTTCAGTATATCATAGCGATTCCGCCGCATCGGACATCGTCTTTTGATCTCTATCAAACATGCAGGGTGTCGATCTTTATTTGCAATATCGGTAGCGTATCGGCCCTATCTTTCGCAAAAACAGCCAGGGCGCAAAACTCCATCCGCAGCCCGATGCGCCTGAGTGCCCCAGCGCCTATGATAGCGCCCGCAGACGCGCCTCGGCACACCCCATGTGGGTGGCCCAGGTGCCTTTCGGCGTTGCGGCCCGCTGTTTCCAGCCAAGGAGGTGCCCATGCGTGTGTATGTTGAGATCGCCATCCGCTCGTTCCGCCGAGCCACCCAGTACCGCACCGCGTTCATCGCAGGGATCCTAACCAACTCATTCTTCGCCGCCATCCAGTCGCTCATGTACATCGCCCTGTTCCAGGCGGGCGGCACCGTGGCCGGGTTCTCGCTGGCCCAGGCGATCACCTACAACTGGACCACCCAAGCCATGATCTCGCTCGGCGCTGGCTGGATCTCCACCGAGATGGCCGGCACTATCCGCAGCGGCGACGTGGTGACCGACATGAGCAGGCCGTGGAGCTTCTATGGCTACTGGATGAGCCGCACGGCGGGCGAGCGGCTGTTCAACTTCCTGGTGCGTGGCTCGATCACCTACCTGCTGGGCGTCCTCTACTTCGGCGCGCTGGTGCCCAGGCCGCAGGATGCGCTGGCCTTCCTGCTCTCGGCGCTGCTGGCGCTGGTGATCACCTTCGCCTACGGCTTCATGATCAACCTTGTGGCCTTCTGGACGCTGGAGATCGCCGGCATCCAGCTGATCGCCAACTCGCTCCAGGCGTTCTTCTCGGGCTTCCTGGTACCCATCGCCTTCTTCCCGCCCTGGCTGGCGGCGCTGGCCCACGCGCTGCCCTTCGAGTCGGTGGCGGGCGTGCCAGCCCAGATCCTCCAGGGCAAGATCGGCGGGGCGGCACTGGCCTGGGCGATCGGCCAGCAGGCGCTGTGGGCGGTGGCGATGACGGGCGCGGCCATGCTGCTCACGCGGGTGGCGATGCGCAAGGTGGTGGTGCAGGGTGGCTAGGGCACCCTTTCTATGGATGGAAGGGAGACGGTGCCTATGATGCTCTACCTTCGGCTGATCGGCGCGCGGCTGCGGGCGCAGACCCAGTACCCTGTGGCCTTCCTGGCCGAGCTGGTGGGCTTCGGCACTGTCACCGCGCTAGAGTTCATGGCGGTAGTGCTGCTGCTGCGCAGCTTCCACAGCGTCCACGGCTGGGCGCTGCCCGAGATCGCTATCCTCTATGGCATATCGTCCTCGTCGCTGGGCATCGCCGAGCTGATCGGGCGCGGCTTCGACGCTCCATTCGAGCAGCTGATGCAGACCGGGCGCTTCGACATGGTGCTCACCAGGCCGCTGGGGGCCTTCTTCCAGGTGCTGGCCACCGAGTTCCAGCTGCGCCGCCTGGGCCGCGTCGTGCAGGGCTGGCTGGCCCTGGCCTACGGCCTGCTGCACGCGCCCATCCGCTGGGATGTAGCGCGCGTGCTGCTGCTGCCGATCGGCCAGATCTCGGGCGTGGCCATCTACCTGAGCCTGATCGTGATCGGCGCGACGATCTGTTTCTGGACGATCAGGACGCCCGATGTGATGCATATGTTCACCGATGGCGGCAACGTTCTGCTGAGCTACCCGCTGAGCATCTACAGCCGCCCGATCCGCGCGATCTTCACCTTTGTGGTGCCGCTGGCCTTTATCAACTACCCGCTGGCGCTGACCCTGCTGGGCAAGGCCGACCCGCACGGCTTCCCGGCCCAGCTGGCCTGGGCCTCGCCGCTGGTGGCGGCGGTGTTCTTCGGCATGACGCTGGCCTTCTGGCGCTTTGGGGTGGGCAGATACACCTCCGCCGGATCGTAAGGCATGAAAGCGAAATAACTATGGCACTCTACTTTCGGCTGATCGGCTCGCGGCTGCGGGCGCAGATGCAGTACCCCGTGGCCTTCCTGGCCGAGCTGATCGGATTCGCGCTCACCACCGGGCTGGAGTTTGTGGCCGTGGTGCTGCTGTTTCAGGCGTTCCACAGCGTCCACGGCTGGACCCTGCCCGAGGTCGCCATCCTCTATGGTATGTCGTCCTCATCGTTTGGCCTCGCCGAGATGATCGGGCGCGGCTTCGATGCCCCTTTCGAGCAGCTGATGCAGACCGGCAGATTCGACATGGTGCTCACCAGGCCGCTGGGGACCTTCTTCCAGGTGCTCACCGCCGAGTTCCAGCTGCGCCGCCTGGGCCGCGTCGTGCAGGGCTGGCTGGCCCTGGCCTACGGCCTGCTGCACGCGCCCATCCGCTGGGATGTGGGGCACGCGGCACTGCTGCTGCTGGGCCAGGGCGCTGGCGTCACCATCTACATGGGCCTGATCGTGCTGGGCGCGACCTTCTGCTTCTGGACGATCAAGACGCCCGAGGTAATCAACGTGTTCACCTTCGGCGGCGATTTTATGCTGAGCTACCCGCTGAGCATCTACAGCCGCCCGATCCGCGCGATCTTCACCTTCGTGGTGCCGCTGGCCTTCATCAACTACCCGTTGGCGCTGACCCTGCTGAGCAAGACCGACCCGCACGGCTTTCCGGCCCAGCTGGCCTGGGCCTCGCCGCTGGTGGCGGCGGCGTTCTTCGGCGCGGCGCTGGCCTTCTGGCGCTTTGGGGTGGGCAAATATACCTCCGCCGGATCGTAGGCGTGGACGAACATGCTATACTGATCGGACGAACGCGCGGATGCGAAGGAAAGGTGTATGGCCCAACATCTGGCAGAGGCGACCGAGATACTTATCGACCCCGAGGCGGTGCGGCGCGTGCGCGACCACCAGCTCTCACCGGCAATCACATCCGATGTGGCCGCCGTCTTCAAGGCCATGGCCGACCCGACGCGGGTGCGCATCCTCCACGCGCTGACCCACGCCGAGCTGTGCGTGAGCGACATCGCGGCGGCGCTGGGCATGAAGGAGCCAGCCATCTCGCACCAGCTGCGGCTGCTGCGCAGCCTGCGGGTGGTGCGCTCGCGCCGCGATGGCAAGCTGGTCTACTACGCGCTCGACGACGAGCATGTGGCGCTGCTGTTCCAGCTCAGCCTGGAGCATCTCGGCCATAGTTAGGGGTTCCCCCCACTATGATGCGGCCATACCCGAATCATAGCGATATAGTAACAAATGTTGTCACACGATTACAAACTTAGTGATACAATGCACGTAGATCTGCTCACGTTCTGGCCAAGACCATAGGCACACAGCAGAGCACGTCAATGGCGGTTGTATGCCAAGTCATAGCCAAAAGGCTGAGCAATGATGCACACAGGGAGACAGTGAGGAACTGGCTATGAGCAAACTAGATGTTTTCTATGGGCCAAACGCTGGCTACGTGCTTGAGCTGCTTGAGCGCTACCAGCAGAACCCAGACTCGATCGACCCCGATACCCGCAGCTTCTTCGCCCAGCTGACCCCAGCCGAGCTCGCTGAGATCGGCGCAGGCGCGCGCAGCAACACGCCCCAGGCATATGCGGGCGCGGCCCCCGCCGCCAGCCCAGCCCCCAGCACCCCCGACGTGACCCGCACCATCGGCGCGGCTCGCTACATCCGCTACATCCGCGAGCGCGGCCACCTGCAGGCCAAGATCGACCCGCTGGGCAGTACGCCGCCCGGCGACCCAGGGCTCGACCCCAGCACCCACGATGTGGATGACGCCCTGCTCGAATCGCTGCCCGCCAGCATCGTGCGCGGGCCGCTGGTCGAAGGCTCGCACAGCGCGCGCGATGGCGTCGAGCGGCTGCTGCAGGCCTACTCTGGCTCGATCGGCTACGAGACCGACCACATCCATAAATATGACGACCGCACCTGGATCCGCGAGGCGGTGGAGAGCCGCCAGTTCTGGTATGGCTTCAGCCCACGCCACAAGCGCGAGCTGCTGGAGCGGATCACCGAGGTCGAGAGCTTCGAGCGCTTCCTGCACACCACCTTCCAGGGCCAGAAGCGATTCTCGCTCGAAGGCTGCGACATGCTGGTGCCGATGCTCGACTCGATCATCCGCAACGCGGCGCTGAGTGGCGTGCAGGAGATCGTGATCGGCATGGCCCACCGTGGCCGCCTGAACGTGCTGGCCCACACGCTGGGCAAGCCCTACAGCGCCATCCTGGCCGAGTTCCTCTACGCCGCCAGCCGCAACGACACCCCCGCCACCTCGGGCAATGTCACCACCGGCTGGGCGGGCGATGTGAAGTACCACCTGGGCGCGCGCCGCGCCTACCGCGATGCGGGCATCGACTCGATGCCGATCACCCTGGTGCCGAACCCCAGCCACCTGGAGTTCGTGAACCCCGTGGTGCAGGGCCGTGCCCGCGCCGCCCAGGAGCGCCGCGACCACGCCGGCGCGCCACAGCAGAACGCCCGCTCATCGCTGGCCATCCTCATCCACGGCGACGCCGCCTTCCCCGGCCAGGGCGTGGTGGCCGAGACGCTGAACATGTCGCACCTGCCGGGCTACACCACCGGCGGCACCATCCATATCATCACCAACAACCAGATCGGCTTCACCACCGACCCCAGCGACTCGCGCTCGACGCTGTTCGCATCCGACCTAGCCAAGGGCTTCGAGATCCCGATCGCCCATGTGAACGCCGATGATGTGGAGGCCTGCATCGCCGCCGCCCGCATCGCCCACGCCTACCGCGAGAAGTTCGGCAAGGATTTTGTGATCGACCTGGTGGGCTACCGCCGCTGGGGCCACAACGAGGGCGACGAGCCAGCATTCACCCAGCCGCGCCTCTACGAGCAGATCAATAGCCACCCGACGGTGCGCCAGATCTACGCCACCAAGCTGGAGCAGGAGGGCGTGATCGGCGCGGGCGAGGCCGACGCGATCGTGAAGGCGACCATGGAGAAGCTGCAGATCGCCCGCAAAGAGGCCGACTCTGCGCCTAGGGAGAATCGGCGGCCCAAGCCCGCGCCGCCCGGCATCACCCGCCGCACCCAGACCGCCGTGCCCGAGGAGACCCTGCGCACCCTGAACGCCGCGCTAGTCAGCCGCCCAGGCGACCTGAGCATCAACCCGCGCTTAGCCCGCACCCTCGACCGCCGCCGCACCGCGCTGGATCAGGATGGCGCGATCGACTGGGCGCACGCCGAGGCGCTGGCCTTTGCCTCGCTGCTGGCCGACGGCGTGCCCATCCGTCTCTCGGGGCAGGATAGCGAGCGCGGCACGTTTAGCCATCGCCACCTGGTGCTGCACGATGCGCCCACCGGCAACGAGTACAACGTGCTGCAGGTGCTGCCGCAGGCCAAGGCCTCGTTCAGCGTGTTCAACAGCCCGCTCTCCGAGACCTCGGTGCTGGGCTTCGAGTACGGCTACTCGTCGCACGCGCCGAACACGCTGGTGATCTGGGAGGCCCAGTACGGCGACTTCGCCAACGGCGCGCAGGTGATCATCGATCAGTTTATCGCTGGTGGCCGCGTGAAGTGGGGCCAGATGCCAAACCTGGTGCTGCTGCTGCCGCACGGCTACGAGGGCGCAGGCCCCGACCACTCCTCGGCCCGCCTGGAGCGCTACCTGCAGCTGGCCGCCGACGAGAACATCCGCGTGGCCAACTGCACCACCGCCGCGCAGTACTTCCACCTGCTGCGCCGCCAGGCCGCTGTGCTCACCAGCGACCCGCGCCCGCTGATCATCATGACGCCCAAGAGCCTGCTGCGCCACTCCAAGGCCGCATCGTCGCTCAGCGACCTGACCAGCGGCGGCTTCAGGCGCGTGATCGATGACCCGACCGGCCCGCGCCGCGCGCCCGACGTGACCCGCCTGGTGCTCTGCACCGGCAAGGTCTACATCGACCTGATCAGCTCGCCCGACCACGCGCAGGCCAGCCACGTGGCCACCGCCAGGGTCGAAGAGCTGTACTCCTTCCCCGAGGAGGAGCTGCGCGAGGTGATCGGCGGCTACCCCGCGCTGCACGAGATCGTGTGGCTGCAGGAGGAGCCGCGCAACATGGGCGCGTGGCGCTACATTGAGCCTCGGCTGCGCGAGCTGCTGCCCGAGGGCGTGGCGCTCAGCTACGTTGGCCGCGCCGAGTCGGCCACCACCGCCGAGGGCGCGCTGGCCGAGCACACGATCGAGCAGGCCAGGATCATCAAGGCCGCGCTCGACGCCGAGCAGTCGCCCGCGCCTGCGGTGGTGGCGATCAGCCAGCAGGTGGATGGATAGAACCTTCGCAGCTACGGCCAAGAACACACGCGTAGAGTTTGGCCCCTGGGGCCGCTGGCTAGGTAGGCCCGCCAGCGACCCACAGGGTGCCATAGATTCGGAGATCTGAAGATGGCTATTGAAATTCGGGTACCGACTCTTGGTGAGTCGATTGTCGAGGCGACAGTTGGGCGTTGGCATAAACAGGTGGGCGAGCCGGTGGCAGCAGGCGAGACGATCGTCGAGCTGGAGACCGACAAGGTGAATGTGGATGTGGCCGCCGAGTCGGCGGGCGTGCTGGGGCGGATCGATGCACAGAGCGGATCCGATGTGGCGGTGGGCCAGGTGATCGGCGTGATCGACGCTGGTGGCGCGACGGTGAGCGTGCCCGCGCCCAAGCCCGCCTCCGTCGGCGACGCCGACGAGATCGCCAAGCCGCAGC from the Chloroflexia bacterium SDU3-3 genome contains:
- a CDS encoding nucleoside phosphorylase codes for the protein MTYPILEFDPSREAYIDPVRTLQRLDVPEHCVICFFREVLDAIVATHPVRLLAEHPWEDSVHRFYELEHQGRRLAFFHPGVGAPMSAGLLEEAIALGCGKFIACGGAGVLNKGMAVGHLVVVSAAVRDEGLSYHYLAPSREVQAQPEGVRALTATLEGRGLPYVVGKTWTTDAPYRETFGKVARRRDEDGCLTVEMESASLMAVAQFRGVAFGQVLYGGDDLSGEAWDNRAWQSRREVREQLFWLAADACLAM
- a CDS encoding 2-oxoglutarate dehydrogenase E1 component; translated protein: MSKLDVFYGPNAGYVLELLERYQQNPDSIDPDTRSFFAQLTPAELAEIGAGARSNTPQAYAGAAPAASPAPSTPDVTRTIGAARYIRYIRERGHLQAKIDPLGSTPPGDPGLDPSTHDVDDALLESLPASIVRGPLVEGSHSARDGVERLLQAYSGSIGYETDHIHKYDDRTWIREAVESRQFWYGFSPRHKRELLERITEVESFERFLHTTFQGQKRFSLEGCDMLVPMLDSIIRNAALSGVQEIVIGMAHRGRLNVLAHTLGKPYSAILAEFLYAASRNDTPATSGNVTTGWAGDVKYHLGARRAYRDAGIDSMPITLVPNPSHLEFVNPVVQGRARAAQERRDHAGAPQQNARSSLAILIHGDAAFPGQGVVAETLNMSHLPGYTTGGTIHIITNNQIGFTTDPSDSRSTLFASDLAKGFEIPIAHVNADDVEACIAAARIAHAYREKFGKDFVIDLVGYRRWGHNEGDEPAFTQPRLYEQINSHPTVRQIYATKLEQEGVIGAGEADAIVKATMEKLQIARKEADSAPRENRRPKPAPPGITRRTQTAVPEETLRTLNAALVSRPGDLSINPRLARTLDRRRTALDQDGAIDWAHAEALAFASLLADGVPIRLSGQDSERGTFSHRHLVLHDAPTGNEYNVLQVLPQAKASFSVFNSPLSETSVLGFEYGYSSHAPNTLVIWEAQYGDFANGAQVIIDQFIAGGRVKWGQMPNLVLLLPHGYEGAGPDHSSARLERYLQLAADENIRVANCTTAAQYFHLLRRQAAVLTSDPRPLIIMTPKSLLRHSKAASSLSDLTSGGFRRVIDDPTGPRRAPDVTRLVLCTGKVYIDLISSPDHAQASHVATARVEELYSFPEEELREVIGGYPALHEIVWLQEEPRNMGAWRYIEPRLRELLPEGVALSYVGRAESATTAEGALAEHTIEQARIIKAALDAEQSPAPAVVAISQQVDG
- a CDS encoding ABC transporter permease, translating into MALYFRLIGSRLRAQMQYPVAFLAELIGFALTTGLEFVAVVLLFQAFHSVHGWTLPEVAILYGMSSSSFGLAEMIGRGFDAPFEQLMQTGRFDMVLTRPLGTFFQVLTAEFQLRRLGRVVQGWLALAYGLLHAPIRWDVGHAALLLLGQGAGVTIYMGLIVLGATFCFWTIKTPEVINVFTFGGDFMLSYPLSIYSRPIRAIFTFVVPLAFINYPLALTLLSKTDPHGFPAQLAWASPLVAAAFFGAALAFWRFGVGKYTSAGS
- a CDS encoding ABC transporter permease, with translation MDGRETVPMMLYLRLIGARLRAQTQYPVAFLAELVGFGTVTALEFMAVVLLLRSFHSVHGWALPEIAILYGISSSSLGIAELIGRGFDAPFEQLMQTGRFDMVLTRPLGAFFQVLATEFQLRRLGRVVQGWLALAYGLLHAPIRWDVARVLLLPIGQISGVAIYLSLIVIGATICFWTIRTPDVMHMFTDGGNVLLSYPLSIYSRPIRAIFTFVVPLAFINYPLALTLLGKADPHGFPAQLAWASPLVAAVFFGMTLAFWRFGVGRYTSAGS
- a CDS encoding ABC transporter permease — encoded protein: MRVYVEIAIRSFRRATQYRTAFIAGILTNSFFAAIQSLMYIALFQAGGTVAGFSLAQAITYNWTTQAMISLGAGWISTEMAGTIRSGDVVTDMSRPWSFYGYWMSRTAGERLFNFLVRGSITYLLGVLYFGALVPRPQDALAFLLSALLALVITFAYGFMINLVAFWTLEIAGIQLIANSLQAFFSGFLVPIAFFPPWLAALAHALPFESVAGVPAQILQGKIGGAALAWAIGQQALWAVAMTGAAMLLTRVAMRKVVVQGG
- a CDS encoding metallophosphoesterase family protein; translated protein: MDRIAIISDIHGNITALEAVLKDIRQRKIERIFCLGDLVGKGPRSDQAVDMCREVCEVIVRGNWDDFLLAETDIPTLKWHRQQLGAERLAYLATLPNTIEFAMSGKLVRLFHASQEGVYHRVHMNDTDERHAAMFDSTTFTGHAMQPDVVGYGDIHSAYMKTFQNRILFNVGSVGNPLDMLQASYAILEGAYASSAADTFAIQFIRVPYDIEGEIAQAEAMHMPECEAYAIELRTGRYRGAPAATA
- a CDS encoding helix-turn-helix transcriptional regulator, with protein sequence MAQHLAEATEILIDPEAVRRVRDHQLSPAITSDVAAVFKAMADPTRVRILHALTHAELCVSDIAAALGMKEPAISHQLRLLRSLRVVRSRRDGKLVYYALDDEHVALLFQLSLEHLGHS